A part of Paenibacillus sp. sptzw28 genomic DNA contains:
- a CDS encoding DoxX family protein, which yields MEKNVQIGGLIIRFVLGVIFFMHGLQKFQGGIGNTAGFFQSMGIPGFLAYAVGTIELVGGILIILGLGTRVIAALFALIMLVAILKVKLKAGFVGGYEYEIALLSMSLFFTAAGHPYFSLDNLLNRRKQGATVKLQG from the coding sequence ATGGAAAAAAATGTGCAAATCGGTGGTTTGATCATTCGGTTCGTTCTTGGCGTCATTTTCTTCATGCATGGGCTTCAGAAGTTTCAGGGTGGGATCGGCAATACGGCAGGCTTCTTCCAAAGCATGGGCATTCCAGGGTTCTTGGCATACGCAGTCGGAACGATCGAGCTCGTCGGGGGTATTCTTATCATTCTCGGCCTTGGTACACGCGTAATCGCTGCGTTATTCGCGCTTATTATGCTGGTCGCAATCTTAAAGGTAAAGTTGAAGGCAGGTTTTGTCGGAGGTTATGAGTATGAAATTGCGCTGTTGTCGATGTCACTGTTCTTTACGGCTGCCGGTCATCCGTATTTCTCACTGGATAACTTATTGAACCGCAGAAAGCAAGGGGCTACAGTGAAATTGCAGGGCTGA
- a CDS encoding metal ABC transporter permease — MSTFWIILTGALVAGTCGLVGCFLVLRRMAMVGDAISHSVLPGIVIAFLISGSRDSLFMLLGAAALGLITVFLIQLFHQSGVQSDASIGVVFTALFAIGIVLISIFTRDIDLDLDCVLYGEIAYVPWNTIQLAGIDIGPKAVWGVGLAFLLSIGVITAFYKQFKICSFDPAMAAAVGIPVAFFHYLLMGLVSVSTVASFESVGAILVVGMLVVPPATAYLLTEKLSRMMIYSVTIGFCSSVIGYYTAHALDASIAGCMISVAGIFFLLALLFSPTHGVILRKFNKRRLSESYAATPSKK, encoded by the coding sequence ATGAGTACCTTCTGGATTATATTAACGGGAGCGCTGGTTGCAGGCACCTGCGGCCTTGTCGGCTGTTTTCTCGTCCTTAGGAGGATGGCGATGGTCGGGGATGCGATCAGTCATTCCGTCCTTCCGGGTATCGTAATCGCCTTCCTCATCAGCGGATCAAGAGATTCCTTGTTCATGCTGCTGGGAGCCGCCGCACTGGGACTGATTACCGTGTTTCTTATCCAATTGTTTCATCAAAGCGGCGTACAGTCCGATGCCTCAATTGGTGTTGTGTTTACCGCTCTATTCGCAATCGGTATCGTTCTGATCAGTATATTTACGAGGGATATTGACCTGGATCTCGACTGTGTTCTTTATGGCGAGATTGCCTATGTTCCGTGGAATACGATTCAACTTGCCGGAATAGATATCGGACCTAAGGCGGTTTGGGGAGTCGGCCTTGCGTTTCTGTTAAGTATTGGCGTCATTACCGCATTCTATAAGCAGTTTAAAATTTGCTCGTTCGATCCGGCCATGGCCGCGGCTGTCGGTATCCCGGTTGCATTCTTTCACTACCTGCTTATGGGGCTCGTTTCCGTCAGCACTGTTGCTTCCTTCGAAAGTGTAGGAGCGATTCTGGTGGTGGGAATGCTGGTCGTGCCTCCGGCAACGGCATATCTGCTTACAGAGAAATTGAGTCGTATGATGATTTATAGTGTAACTATCGGCTTCTGCAGCTCCGTAATCGGCTACTATACGGCACATGCATTGGATGCTTCTATCGCAGGGTGTATGATCAGTGTCGCCGGTATATTCTTTCTTCTTGCTTTATTATTCTCGCCAACTCATGGCGTAATATTACGCAAATTTAATAAGAGGCGTCTGTCGGAGTCTTATGCGGCGACTCCGTCGAAAAAATAA
- a CDS encoding metal ABC transporter permease has protein sequence MFEWLKVFQDPNTQWILFGCMLLGLSSGVIGSFAYLRKQSLMGDALSHAALPGICIAFMLSGSKSILLFLIGAAAAGIVATFGIGYITRNTRIKQDSALAIVLSVFFGFGIVLLTQIQHSGDGNQSGLDKFLFGQAASMMLSDVIIMTGISVLLIGVCSLLFKEFKLLSFDPGFARGLGYPVAFLDQLIMFLIVIAVVVGIQAVGVVLMSALLITPAVSARYWTEKLGVMVVLSGLFGAFSGLAGTFISANGNNLPTGPLTVLASTSLFVISVIAAPRRGVLSKLLLRASVRSSMRREQAVLQIERRDEAL, from the coding sequence ATGTTTGAATGGTTGAAAGTGTTCCAGGATCCTAACACACAGTGGATATTATTCGGCTGCATGCTGCTTGGTTTAAGCAGCGGCGTCATCGGAAGCTTTGCTTATTTGCGGAAACAATCCTTAATGGGCGACGCATTATCGCACGCGGCGCTGCCCGGAATATGCATCGCCTTCATGCTCAGCGGCTCCAAATCCATTCTGTTGTTTCTGATCGGGGCCGCCGCCGCAGGTATCGTCGCCACCTTCGGGATCGGATATATTACGCGTAACACAAGAATCAAGCAGGACTCGGCTTTGGCAATCGTTCTTTCCGTATTCTTCGGCTTCGGGATCGTATTGCTTACGCAAATCCAGCACAGCGGCGACGGCAATCAAAGCGGACTGGATAAGTTTCTGTTCGGTCAGGCCGCGTCCATGATGCTGTCAGACGTAATCATTATGACTGGGATCTCCGTCCTCTTAATCGGCGTATGCTCCCTACTCTTCAAGGAATTCAAGCTGCTCAGCTTCGATCCCGGGTTTGCCCGTGGATTGGGATATCCGGTTGCTTTCCTGGATCAGCTGATCATGTTTCTGATAGTCATCGCAGTCGTTGTCGGCATACAGGCCGTTGGTGTTGTGCTTATGTCAGCCCTGTTGATCACCCCCGCTGTATCGGCACGCTACTGGACCGAGAAGCTTGGGGTTATGGTTGTGCTATCAGGCTTGTTCGGCGCATTCAGCGGGTTGGCCGGCACCTTCATCAGCGCAAACGGCAATAATTTGCCAACGGGACCGTTAACCGTGCTTGCGTCCACCTCCCTCTTCGTTATATCAGTCATCGCCGCGCCTAGGCGTGGTGTTCTGTCGAAACTGCTGCTTCGCGCATCTGTACGGAGCAGCATGAGGCGCGAGCAGGCAGTCCTTCAAATAGAACGGAGGGACGAAGCGTTATGA
- a CDS encoding metal ABC transporter ATP-binding protein, which produces MQASPLSIRNLSVAYQKKPVLRDVSFEAPEGKLIGIVGPNGAGKSTLIKAALGLIPRLSGDVSIYGKPYSQQRKLVGYVPQRESVDWDFPTNALDVVMMGRYGHLGWFRRPGSSERRFAMECLAKVGMTEYADRQISQLSGGQQQRIFLARALAQDANLYFMDEPFVGVDAATEKAIISLLNELKTQGKTVLVVHHDLATVKEYFDWVMLLNERIIDFGPAEETFTTDKLQQTYGGRLTILDNSSQSALIMK; this is translated from the coding sequence ATGCAGGCAAGCCCTTTATCGATCCGCAACCTGTCGGTCGCTTATCAGAAAAAACCGGTACTCCGAGATGTCAGCTTTGAAGCTCCCGAGGGAAAGCTCATCGGAATCGTCGGTCCCAACGGAGCCGGTAAATCCACATTAATCAAGGCAGCATTAGGGCTTATCCCCCGTCTGTCCGGCGACGTGTCGATATATGGCAAGCCCTATTCGCAGCAGCGGAAGCTGGTCGGTTATGTCCCCCAGCGGGAATCGGTAGACTGGGATTTTCCTACGAACGCGCTTGATGTTGTCATGATGGGGCGATACGGACACCTTGGCTGGTTCAGACGCCCGGGAAGCAGCGAAAGAAGATTCGCAATGGAGTGTCTCGCAAAAGTCGGGATGACCGAATATGCCGACAGACAGATCAGCCAGCTTTCCGGCGGGCAGCAGCAGCGGATATTCCTTGCCAGAGCATTGGCGCAGGATGCCAACCTTTATTTTATGGATGAACCGTTTGTCGGTGTTGACGCGGCAACGGAGAAAGCGATCATTTCGCTGCTTAACGAGTTGAAGACACAAGGAAAAACGGTGCTGGTCGTCCATCACGACCTCGCTACCGTTAAAGAATATTTCGATTGGGTAATGCTCCTCAATGAGCGAATCATCGATTTTGGTCCTGCTGAGGAGACCTTTACGACTGACAAACTTCAGCAAACCTACGGGGGCCGGTTAACGATACTGGATAACAGCAGCCAATCGGCTCTGATCATGAAATAA
- a CDS encoding metal ABC transporter solute-binding protein, Zn/Mn family → MFLAFTFIGFAAFISACGSSEPTPSDSDGKIKITTTIGMIADMVKQVGGEHVEVTGLMKAGVDPHLYKASQGDIEKLDNAEIIFYNGLHLEGKMVEIFENMAKKKTVIAVSDKIDRSTLRSGAEMETEYDPHIWFDVRHWMTATESVRDTLVEKDPENADDYRNNAENYLKQLRLLHDEVAEKIKSIPEASRVLVTAHDAFGYFGDAYGIKVMGLQGISTASEAGTKDVTDLRDYLVENKIKAVFIESSVPRKAIDAVIQGAKAKGHEMNIGGELFSDAMGEEGTPEGTYIGMVRHNVEIIVGALK, encoded by the coding sequence ATGTTTCTCGCATTCACCTTCATCGGGTTTGCAGCTTTTATCTCGGCCTGCGGCAGCAGTGAACCGACTCCGTCAGATTCGGACGGCAAAATAAAAATAACGACGACGATCGGCATGATCGCCGATATGGTCAAACAAGTTGGCGGCGAGCACGTAGAAGTAACGGGACTTATGAAAGCCGGCGTCGACCCTCATCTGTATAAAGCGTCGCAAGGCGATATCGAGAAGCTCGACAACGCCGAAATCATCTTCTATAACGGTCTGCACTTGGAAGGGAAAATGGTTGAAATATTCGAGAATATGGCGAAGAAGAAAACCGTAATTGCCGTATCGGATAAAATTGACCGCTCCACGCTGCGGTCCGGTGCGGAAATGGAAACCGAGTACGACCCTCATATCTGGTTCGATGTAAGGCATTGGATGACGGCGACCGAATCGGTGCGGGACACTCTTGTGGAGAAGGATCCGGAGAATGCCGATGACTACCGCAACAACGCTGAAAACTATTTGAAGCAGTTAAGGCTGCTGCACGATGAGGTAGCGGAGAAAATCAAATCCATTCCGGAAGCGAGCCGCGTGCTCGTCACCGCACATGATGCATTCGGATATTTCGGAGACGCCTATGGCATTAAAGTTATGGGACTTCAAGGGATTAGCACAGCTTCGGAAGCCGGTACGAAGGACGTGACTGATTTGCGGGATTATCTGGTTGAAAACAAAATCAAGGCTGTATTTATTGAATCCAGTGTTCCCCGCAAGGCAATTGACGCCGTCATTCAGGGCGCCAAAGCAAAAGGACATGAAATGAATATCGGCGGCGAATTATTCTCCGACGCTATGGGCGAAGAAGGAACGCCGGAAGGAACTTATATCGGAATGGTGCGTCATAACGTTGAAATCATCGTCGGCGCTTTGAAGTAG
- a CDS encoding DUF1003 domain-containing protein has protein sequence MNQENHETSLLECLEEEAKEAEQANELEEEHLLRITELVSDYKGAVKSRLSQEQDKKTRWSDRLADKIASFGGSWSFIVIFGLFLLVWMLWNTLSGKLKFDPPPFILLNLCLSFIAAFQAPVILMSQNRQEARDKHEAMIDFAINYKAEEENIEMQRQLKRIEDMLVKLVEDKEKQP, from the coding sequence ATGAACCAAGAGAACCACGAAACCTCATTGCTTGAATGTTTGGAGGAAGAAGCTAAAGAGGCCGAGCAAGCGAATGAACTGGAGGAAGAACATTTACTTCGAATCACTGAATTAGTGAGCGATTATAAAGGCGCCGTGAAATCCAGGTTAAGTCAGGAGCAAGATAAAAAGACCAGATGGAGCGACAGGCTTGCTGATAAGATAGCATCTTTTGGCGGAAGCTGGTCGTTTATCGTCATATTCGGGCTGTTCCTATTAGTATGGATGCTGTGGAATACCCTGAGCGGCAAATTGAAGTTCGACCCCCCTCCTTTTATTCTTCTGAATCTTTGCTTGTCTTTTATCGCCGCATTTCAAGCGCCTGTCATTCTGATGAGCCAAAATCGTCAGGAGGCCCGCGACAAGCATGAGGCGATGATCGACTTTGCCATCAACTATAAAGCGGAAGAAGAAAATATCGAGATGCAGCGTCAGCTCAAACGGATCGAAGACATGTTGGTAAAACTCGTGGAGGATAAAGAAAAGCAGCCGTAA
- a CDS encoding Calx-beta domain-containing protein: MKMLRRRFTFFVVTVIVLLAGIIPSYAYGEPLDEWHIRNPLPTANDLEEVTYGNGQYVAVGESGTILLSSDGVNWSVQDSGIQSDLNGIGYFNGTYVAVGREGAIVTSNDGASWTIRPSGTVKALHDIAFGNGIFVTVGWDGTILTSADGVSWQSQASGTENFIAGISFDNGTFVAVGNSGMILTSSDGSAWQKRSYDTLEMLHELSYHNGGYMAVGGLGTILTSADASSWNSQSIWGVSTFFDAAAGSGTYVAVGVERDGLGGAIRTSNDGVNWQDSTPAGVNWLNGLTYGSDIYVAVGNSGTILTSSDGMDWTNRTQRISDSRNRLSGITYGGGIYAAVGLNGDILTSSDGMVWTSRKPGASRGLTDIAYANGTYVAVGMMGTILTSGDGVNWTSRSSGTSNYLRGVIYGNGSFVAVGDYGTILTSTDGAGWTVRTSGTANQLEDISFGGGTYAAVGGGGAILTSNDGVSWTSQSSGTTDTLMGAAFGDGIYVATGLNGTILTSSNGTSWTKQSSGTSVYLCGAAYGNGVYVVTGSLGTILTSSDGTNWTTRASGVSKSLTGITFGGSSFVAVGESETVVQSEPIQNGTVQLTGLTLPGATLSPSFAPDTMNYETHVDNSITSIKVMPTVSDSSAAVQVRVNGGDYVSVASGSASAALSLNVGVNTVDVQVPVTGLQARTAGNNTHTIMVIRDAAPAKLEFKASTYNVVEETGRIDVKVVRSGNTGNEASVQYESSAGTAAAVKDFTPVSGVLKFAPGETVKTIRLSIPDDTLIEYKETFSVRLSNPSPGASLGAQASTEVYIFDQDHLR; the protein is encoded by the coding sequence ATGAAAATGCTCAGGCGCAGGTTCACTTTCTTTGTTGTAACGGTAATTGTGCTGCTGGCCGGAATCATACCTTCGTATGCGTATGGAGAACCACTTGACGAGTGGCATATCCGAAATCCGCTGCCCACGGCTAATGACTTGGAGGAGGTTACATACGGCAACGGCCAGTACGTCGCAGTTGGAGAGAGCGGCACGATATTGCTCTCCAGCGACGGTGTGAATTGGTCAGTTCAGGATTCGGGTATTCAAAGCGATCTGAACGGCATCGGTTATTTTAACGGAACTTATGTCGCGGTAGGCAGAGAAGGCGCTATTGTGACCTCGAATGATGGCGCAAGCTGGACAATCCGGCCTTCAGGCACTGTGAAAGCGCTTCATGACATTGCCTTTGGAAACGGGATTTTTGTAACTGTGGGATGGGATGGAACTATTCTAACGTCGGCTGATGGTGTCAGTTGGCAGAGCCAAGCGTCCGGAACCGAGAATTTTATCGCAGGGATCAGTTTCGATAACGGGACATTCGTGGCAGTGGGTAACAGCGGAATGATCCTGACCTCCTCTGATGGGTCAGCCTGGCAGAAGCGTTCCTACGATACACTGGAAATGCTGCATGAACTTAGCTACCACAACGGCGGTTATATGGCAGTGGGAGGACTTGGCACGATTCTTACCTCCGCAGACGCTTCAAGCTGGAACAGCCAAAGTATTTGGGGGGTCAGCACTTTCTTTGACGCCGCGGCCGGCAGCGGCACGTATGTGGCAGTCGGAGTCGAAAGGGACGGGCTAGGCGGTGCGATCCGTACCTCCAATGACGGTGTGAACTGGCAAGACTCCACTCCTGCAGGTGTCAATTGGCTTAACGGTTTAACATATGGTAGCGACATTTATGTCGCCGTCGGAAATTCGGGTACGATATTGACCTCCAGCGACGGCATGGACTGGACCAACCGCACGCAGCGTATTTCGGACAGCAGAAACCGGCTTTCCGGTATCACTTACGGCGGAGGAATATATGCGGCGGTCGGGCTGAACGGGGATATACTGACCTCAAGTGACGGAATGGTCTGGACAAGCAGGAAACCGGGCGCCTCAAGAGGGCTTACCGATATTGCTTACGCCAATGGGACCTATGTAGCGGTAGGCATGATGGGTACGATCTTGACCTCCGGTGACGGGGTAAACTGGACGAGCCGCTCGTCCGGAACTTCAAATTATCTTAGAGGCGTTATTTATGGAAACGGAAGCTTTGTGGCAGTCGGAGACTATGGAACGATTCTGACCTCAACTGACGGTGCCGGTTGGACGGTCCGTACATCCGGAACTGCGAATCAACTGGAAGATATCTCTTTTGGTGGCGGTACTTATGCTGCTGTGGGAGGCGGGGGCGCCATTCTTACTTCAAATGATGGCGTGAGTTGGACTTCGCAATCCTCAGGGACAACGGATACTCTTATGGGAGCAGCTTTCGGCGACGGCATTTATGTGGCCACCGGATTGAACGGTACTATTCTGACCTCAAGCAACGGGACAAGCTGGACAAAGCAATCATCCGGAACATCAGTATACCTATGTGGCGCCGCGTACGGCAACGGGGTGTATGTCGTGACAGGCTCGCTTGGTACGATACTTACCTCCAGTGACGGCACGAACTGGACAACCCGGGCTTCCGGCGTTTCCAAATCGCTGACAGGAATAACTTTCGGCGGTAGCTCGTTCGTCGCGGTTGGCGAGAGTGAAACGGTAGTGCAATCGGAACCGATACAAAACGGCACTGTGCAGCTCACCGGTCTGACGCTCCCTGGAGCCACACTCAGTCCTTCCTTCGCCCCTGATACGATGAACTATGAAACGCACGTTGACAATAGCATCACCTCTATAAAGGTAATGCCGACCGTATCGGATTCCTCTGCAGCCGTTCAGGTAAGGGTAAACGGCGGTGACTATGTGTCCGTAGCCAGCGGCAGCGCGAGTGCCGCCCTAAGTCTGAACGTCGGGGTGAATACGGTTGATGTCCAGGTTCCAGTTACCGGCCTGCAGGCGAGGACTGCCGGCAATAATACGCATACGATAATGGTAATTCGTGACGCAGCACCAGCCAAGCTGGAGTTTAAGGCGTCAACCTATAATGTGGTGGAGGAAACGGGGAGGATCGATGTAAAGGTAGTCCGTTCCGGCAATACCGGAAACGAGGCTTCCGTTCAGTACGAATCCTCTGCTGGGACAGCGGCTGCGGTTAAAGATTTTACACCTGTATCGGGCGTACTGAAATTCGCGCCCGGAGAGACGGTAAAAACGATTCGGTTATCAATCCCTGATGATACCCTTATTGAATATAAGGAAACTTTCTCCGTCCGGCTCTCGAACCCGTCCCCAGGTGCAAGCCTCGGCGCGCAGGCTTCGACAGAAGTATATATTTTCGACCAAGACCATTTAAGGTAG
- a CDS encoding nitroreductase family protein, whose translation MLSAAKTEFLTIFRERHSVRHFDASHKLREQEIKELLEIAGSAPSSWNLQHWKFVAITDAAAKAKLLPIAHGQKQVVGASVTVAILGDLQANRNTEAVYRPAIQTGLEDAYAGYSSYPAMVAQIEDSYANASPTYRRDEAIRNASLAAMQLMLAAKAKGLDSSPMVGFDADAFVKAFNVPPRYVPVLLVAIGKAAIPARPSSRFPVEQTIIWNGFEPDADHM comes from the coding sequence ATGTTATCCGCTGCGAAAACCGAATTTTTGACCATATTCCGTGAACGTCATTCCGTCAGACATTTTGATGCATCGCACAAACTCAGAGAACAAGAAATTAAGGAACTCCTTGAAATAGCGGGCAGCGCGCCGTCGTCTTGGAATCTTCAGCATTGGAAGTTCGTCGCCATTACCGATGCGGCAGCCAAGGCAAAGCTGCTTCCAATCGCGCACGGTCAAAAGCAAGTCGTGGGCGCTTCCGTTACCGTCGCCATACTCGGGGACCTGCAGGCCAATCGCAATACCGAAGCAGTGTACAGACCCGCCATCCAGACGGGACTTGAAGATGCTTATGCGGGCTATTCCTCCTATCCGGCCATGGTCGCTCAAATCGAAGATTCTTACGCGAACGCATCTCCCACCTATCGGCGCGACGAAGCGATTCGCAACGCATCACTTGCCGCCATGCAGCTTATGCTCGCCGCGAAAGCGAAAGGTCTCGACTCAAGCCCTATGGTCGGCTTCGACGCCGATGCCTTCGTCAAAGCGTTCAATGTCCCGCCGCGTTATGTTCCGGTCCTGCTCGTAGCCATTGGCAAGGCTGCAATCCCTGCCCGGCCTTCCTCACGCTTCCCGGTGGAGCAGACGATTATCTGGAACGGGTTTGAACCCGATGCCGATCATATGTAA